The Humulus lupulus chromosome 4, drHumLupu1.1, whole genome shotgun sequence genome has a window encoding:
- the LOC133829296 gene encoding actin-related protein 8-like: MYTRLRQFFSTIYSRMQVRAPSQLVVVSIPILHYDDTESAKASRRQLKEAIYTTLFNMNVPAVCAINQATLALYAARRTSGIVVNIGFQVTSVVPILHGKVMRKVGVEVVGLGALKLTGFLKELMQQNNISFESLYTIRTLKENLCYVAYDYEAELLKDT; the protein is encoded by the exons atgtatACCAGACTTAGACAGTTTTTTTCCACTATTTATAGCAG GATGCAGGTAAGAGCACCATCACAGCTAGTGGTTGTGTCTATACCAATATTGCATTATGATG ATACTGAATCTGCAAAAGCATCAAGACGGCAACTCAAGGAAGCTATATATACAACACTATTTAACATGAATGTTCCTGCTGTTTGTGCAATTAATCAG GCAACTTTAGCTTTGTATGCTGCTAGAAGAACTTCAGGAATTGTTGTAAATATTGGGTTTCAAGTCACATCAGTTGTTCCAA TTTTACATGGTAAAGTAATGCGCAAAGTGGGTGTGGAGGTTGTGGGACTGGGAGCACTAAAACTTACCGGGTTTCTTAAGGAGTTGATGCAGCAGAACAATATTAGTTTTGAATCGCTGTACACCATTCGCACTTTGAAAGAG AATCTCTGTTATGTTGCCTATGATTATGAGGCTGAGCTACTCAAAGATACATGA